In the Rattus rattus isolate New Zealand chromosome 18, Rrattus_CSIRO_v1, whole genome shotgun sequence genome, one interval contains:
- the LOC116887685 gene encoding olfactory receptor 10C1, with protein sequence MGTNSSLVTEFVLVGFSRLVHLQSILFSLFLVVYLLTVAGNLLIVALVSTDAALQSPMYFFLRILSALEICYTSVTVPLLLHHLLTGRRHIPRSGCALQMFFFLFFGATECCLLAAMAYDRYAAICEPLRYQVLLSRRVCVQLAGAAWSCGALVGLGHTSFIFSLPFCGPNAVPHFFCEIQPVLQLVCGDTSLNELQIILAAALIILCPFGLILSSYGRILVTIFRIPSAAGRRKAFSTCSSHLVVVSLFYGTAIFIYIRPKASYDPTTDPLLSLFYAVITPILNPVIYSLRNADVKAALKRSVQKMGPSEI encoded by the coding sequence ATGGGCACCAACTCCTCCCTGGTGACTGAGTTCGTTCTGGTGGGCTTCTCGCGTTTGGTCCACCTGCAGagcatcctcttctctctcttcttggtCGTCTACCTGCTCACGGTGGCAGGCAACCTCCTCATCGTGGCGCTGGTCTCCACAGACGCAGCGTTGCAgtcccccatgtacttcttcctccgCATCCTCTCAGCCCTGGAGATCTGCTACACTTCGGTCACAGTTCCCTTGTTGCTGCACCATCTGCTCACAGGCAGACGCCACATCCCGCGCTCCGGCTGCGCTCTGCaaatgttctttttcctcttctttggtGCCACCGAGTGCTGCCTGCTGGctgccatggcctatgaccgctatgcgGCGATCTGCGAGCCCCTACGCTACCAGGTCCTGCTCAGCCGCAGGGTGTGTGTGCAGCTCGCGGGCGCCGCGTGGTCCTGCGGGGCTCTAGTGGGGCTGGGTCACACATCCTTCATCTTCTCCTTGCCCTTCTGTGGCCCCAACGCGGTCCCTCACTTCTTCTGTGAGATCCAGCCGGTGCTGCAGTTGGTGTGTGGAGACACCTCTCTCAACGAGCTGCAAATTATCCTGGCTGCTGCCCTTATCATCTTGTGCCCCTTTGGCCTCATTCTTAGTTCCTACGGAAGGATCCTGGTCACCATCTTCCGCATCCCATCGGCTGCTGGTCGCCGCAAGGCTTTCTCCACCTGTTCCTCCCACCTGGTTGTGGTGTCTCTCTTCTACGGCACTGCCATCTTTATCTACATCCGCCCTAAGGCCAGCTATGACCCAACCACGGACCCCCTGCTGTCCCTCTTCTATGCTGTGATCACCCCCATCCTCAATCCGgtcatctacagcctgaggaatgCGGACGTCAAGGCCGCCCTAAAAAGAAGCGTCCAGAAAATGGGGCCCTCAGAGATTTGA